The following proteins are co-located in the Maridesulfovibrio ferrireducens genome:
- a CDS encoding type II secretion system F family protein: MVLPEINNLLAKLFFKQKERIRIYRKLSAMTRHGVSVAESLTYLEERYAKNYSPLTPVLTEVSARINSGNKLHEALQGFIPAEESMLIQSGVNSGKLCEALELSVKLIKAKLKIISNMWKALSYPCLLICALITLLLVLSRYVMPRLTEISDPTRWQGSAQTLYQVTKFIDSTAGTLFLAGIVASFFISLATLKIWTGKIRVRFDNIPPWSFYRLITGSLWLFTLSTMMESGIQLSLAMNDMLTTPNSSPWLKERMHSIKAQLNLGKGLGQALDDSGYQFPARTIIEDLRVYSKLPGFDSQLKLIAEEWLDEGMETIKVQAKVINMACIIGIIFMISNIVLAMTSLQQQLGQNIL; this comes from the coding sequence ATGGTGCTTCCTGAAATTAACAATTTACTGGCTAAGCTTTTCTTCAAGCAGAAAGAACGGATTCGTATCTACCGAAAACTTTCTGCAATGACCAGACACGGAGTCAGCGTTGCCGAGAGTCTTACTTATCTAGAAGAAAGATATGCTAAAAATTACAGTCCGCTAACTCCCGTTCTTACGGAAGTTTCAGCAAGAATAAATTCCGGTAATAAGCTCCATGAAGCTCTGCAAGGATTCATTCCCGCAGAAGAATCTATGCTGATTCAAAGCGGAGTTAATTCCGGAAAACTTTGTGAGGCTCTGGAACTCTCAGTAAAATTAATCAAGGCCAAGTTAAAAATCATAAGCAACATGTGGAAAGCTCTCAGTTATCCGTGTCTTTTGATTTGTGCGTTAATTACGCTTCTGCTCGTGCTTTCAAGATACGTCATGCCCAGACTTACCGAGATTTCAGACCCGACACGATGGCAAGGAAGTGCGCAAACTCTTTATCAAGTAACGAAATTCATAGACTCCACAGCAGGAACTTTGTTCCTTGCCGGAATAGTCGCCTCCTTCTTTATCTCTCTGGCAACCCTCAAAATATGGACAGGTAAAATCCGCGTCCGTTTTGATAACATTCCGCCATGGTCCTTTTATCGTCTTATCACCGGTAGTCTCTGGCTCTTCACCCTTTCTACCATGATGGAATCGGGTATTCAGCTTTCACTTGCGATGAACGACATGCTCACCACTCCAAATTCAAGCCCATGGCTGAAAGAAAGAATGCACTCAATCAAGGCTCAGCTCAATCTGGGTAAAGGTCTTGGGCAGGCTCTGGACGATTCCGGATACCAGTTTCCCGCCAGAACAATCATTGAAGACCTGCGGGTTTATTCAAAACTTCCGGGCTTTGACAGCCAATTAAAACTCATTGCCGAGGAATGGCTGGATGAGGGCATGGAAACAATCAAAGTTCAGGCCAAAGTCATAAACATGGCGTGCATAATCGGCATCATTTTTATGATTTCCAACATCGTTCTCGCAATGACTTCTCTTCAGCAACAACTGGGACAAAACATTCTTTAA
- a CDS encoding type 4 pilus major pilin, protein MTLFETLGSLLIALIVFGGSAYMVKKSMDNDKISTAEQNLSTFRLDLKQLYAGEPDFTGITTEIAVKNKIVPDSMLKSSGEIRNAWNGAVTVAEGTDATTFTITHNKVPEYACVKLATFQAGSWETITVNGVEINQASGMVAAITDQLADTNILVFTSN, encoded by the coding sequence ATGACTTTATTTGAAACACTCGGCTCACTCCTTATAGCTTTGATCGTGTTTGGCGGATCAGCCTACATGGTCAAGAAATCAATGGATAATGACAAAATATCCACGGCTGAACAAAACCTTTCAACCTTTCGGCTTGATCTAAAACAGCTTTATGCCGGCGAGCCGGACTTCACAGGTATTACTACTGAAATTGCCGTTAAAAACAAAATTGTGCCTGACAGCATGCTGAAAAGTAGCGGCGAAATCCGCAATGCATGGAACGGAGCCGTAACCGTAGCGGAAGGAACAGATGCCACTACATTTACGATTACCCACAACAAAGTTCCTGAATATGCCTGCGTGAAACTGGCAACATTTCAAGCCGGATCATGGGAAACGATTACTGTAAACGGGGTTGAGATCAATCAGGCAAGTGGAATGGTAGCAGCCATAACGGATCAGCTTGCCGACACTAATATCCTCGTTTTCACCTCCAACTAG
- a CDS encoding ATPase, T2SS/T4P/T4SS family, whose amino-acid sequence MVLKSVSFTDLILHESGEAFMKGCDNCDQKLVPCEEDTKKEIQMLHGEVLKVHEESGRHTFRIKHEDIGYRVALYEGVVWGSGKVFFLRRIQEKVSAFTKLGLPEALSEWLLNSNQSKGLVLFTGAQASGKTFSASSLVATRLSTLGGHAVSFENPAEMPLDGKHGDFGFCFQAEIDHEEDLAEAIERSHRFASPNIIYIGEIRSKHAASEALRVCLGSDQQIVVATLHGFDLVTALERLVTMAREIDGDIASQNLAQGLLAVVHQQLEHVDGKTVLHVPQFLLAPFNENFKGLRAKIKNGELAGLQEEMREQRNRIQFGGLEALCKD is encoded by the coding sequence ATGGTTCTCAAAAGTGTATCATTCACAGATTTGATTCTTCATGAAAGCGGCGAAGCCTTCATGAAGGGGTGTGATAATTGCGACCAGAAGCTTGTTCCTTGTGAAGAAGACACCAAAAAAGAAATTCAAATGCTGCATGGGGAAGTCCTCAAAGTACATGAAGAAAGTGGACGGCACACTTTCAGAATTAAGCACGAAGATATCGGTTACAGAGTTGCGCTCTATGAGGGTGTTGTTTGGGGCAGTGGGAAAGTTTTCTTCCTGCGCAGGATTCAAGAAAAGGTTTCTGCCTTCACGAAACTGGGATTACCTGAAGCTCTTTCAGAATGGCTTCTAAATTCAAACCAGAGTAAAGGGCTTGTTCTTTTTACCGGTGCGCAAGCCTCTGGAAAAACCTTCAGTGCTTCATCACTTGTAGCAACACGGCTCTCAACTCTTGGAGGCCATGCCGTCAGTTTTGAAAACCCTGCGGAAATGCCTTTGGATGGGAAGCATGGAGATTTCGGATTCTGCTTTCAAGCCGAGATTGATCATGAAGAGGATCTGGCTGAAGCCATCGAACGCTCGCACCGTTTCGCCTCTCCTAACATCATATATATAGGAGAAATCCGCAGCAAACACGCAGCAAGTGAAGCCTTACGCGTCTGCCTCGGCTCCGATCAACAAATAGTTGTGGCCACACTGCATGGCTTCGATCTTGTAACGGCTCTTGAAAGGCTGGTCACTATGGCCCGCGAAATTGACGGAGATATTGCCAGTCAAAACCTTGCTCAAGGTCTTCTGGCAGTTGTCCATCAGCAACTTGAACATGTTGACGGAAAAACAGTTCTCCATGTCCCTCAGTTCCTGCTGGCTCCTTTTAATGAAAACTTCAAAGGACTCCGTGCAAAAATCAAGAACGGTGAACTGGCGGGATTACAGGAGGAAATGCGGGAACAAAGAAACCGCATTCAATTCGGAGGGCTGGAAGCATTATGCAAGGACTAG
- the pilM gene encoding type IV pilus biogenesis protein PilM — translation MQGLAVLFCLLGAIALASPETVTPRNSPKAESIAVNYAIYRNAVNNFVTSNSSITTGEVPVSNLSIPTGWKPMRAWANRMDNGNCYVWGSVQGNESEEIRKLFMGSFAIGVKRNGFLANAHGADTALPSFIPENSIVSVITQ, via the coding sequence ATGCAAGGACTAGCTGTTCTATTTTGCCTTCTCGGAGCCATAGCTCTGGCCAGTCCGGAAACGGTCACCCCGAGAAACTCACCCAAGGCTGAGTCTATAGCTGTAAATTACGCAATCTATCGCAATGCGGTGAATAACTTTGTGACAAGCAATTCATCAATAACAACAGGTGAAGTTCCCGTTTCTAATCTATCAATTCCAACCGGTTGGAAACCCATGCGTGCATGGGCCAACCGGATGGATAATGGAAATTGCTACGTGTGGGGATCTGTGCAGGGAAACGAATCTGAAGAAATCAGAAAGCTTTTCATGGGAAGTTTTGCCATCGGAGTTAAACGGAACGGTTTTCTGGCCAACGCTCACGGAGCGGACACCGCACTGCCGTCTTTCATTCCTGAAAACAGCATTGTCAGTGTCATCACCCAGTAG
- the pilV gene encoding shufflon system plasmid conjugative transfer pilus tip adhesin PilV: protein MKANRKNKQAGFGLLDVLAGLTIFMLMLPMLADMMDRGVESIKQHNVSSHLSSVMDAASSYAKENYAGLITSSTATGATQITMDQLRTGDFLSSGFKNLNGWGQQYGIYVLEPTVGDLQVLVLTYGGRTHSEKNKKFSAAIVPATAAMIGGAGGYIPVGDLPGQSVTELRGSYGGWTVNLASTNIPIPAAGHIGGRAFLREEDIGKDFLYRVEVPGHPELNEMSTELDMTDHAIEGVKEIKFEEHTLADIDTTGFCNDADKNGRVFLDPAVGLYVCRNGQPEVIADTGNSQFLKGSTIAVDGELIPKPICPTGITSDPQIFVAPSIFAEGPISKAIVAVQSWATDVGDNWQVHLRIRTADTGDTWITPPAGYGKVMVLTTCN from the coding sequence ATGAAAGCTAATCGTAAAAACAAACAGGCCGGCTTCGGGCTTTTAGATGTACTGGCTGGGCTTACTATTTTCATGCTTATGCTTCCCATGCTTGCCGACATGATGGACCGGGGCGTGGAATCGATCAAACAGCACAATGTCAGCTCCCATTTATCTAGCGTAATGGATGCTGCGTCCTCATATGCCAAAGAAAATTATGCTGGACTGATAACATCTTCAACCGCGACCGGAGCAACTCAAATCACCATGGATCAGCTTCGAACAGGCGATTTTCTGTCTTCCGGTTTTAAAAATCTGAACGGATGGGGTCAACAATATGGAATATATGTGCTTGAACCAACCGTAGGCGATCTGCAAGTTTTAGTGCTGACATATGGCGGCCGCACTCATTCAGAAAAAAACAAAAAATTCAGCGCAGCCATTGTTCCTGCCACTGCCGCCATGATCGGGGGTGCAGGTGGTTACATTCCTGTTGGAGACCTTCCGGGACAAAGTGTAACCGAGCTCAGAGGTTCTTACGGTGGTTGGACTGTAAATTTAGCATCAACAAATATCCCCATTCCTGCCGCCGGACATATCGGAGGAAGAGCTTTCCTGCGTGAAGAGGATATCGGAAAAGATTTTCTCTATCGCGTTGAAGTTCCCGGTCATCCTGAATTGAATGAAATGTCCACCGAGCTGGATATGACCGATCACGCCATTGAAGGTGTGAAGGAAATCAAATTTGAAGAACACACTCTTGCGGATATTGACACAACTGGATTCTGCAACGATGCGGATAAAAATGGACGAGTGTTTCTTGATCCGGCTGTAGGTCTTTACGTCTGCCGCAACGGTCAGCCCGAAGTCATCGCCGACACCGGCAATTCTCAATTCCTCAAAGGATCAACCATTGCGGTTGATGGCGAACTTATTCCCAAACCTATCTGCCCCACCGGAATTACTTCCGATCCTCAGATCTTTGTGGCTCCTTCAATCTTTGCTGAAGGACCAATTTCAAAAGCTATTGTAGCGGTTCAGTCGTGGGCCACTGACGTTGGAGACAACTGGCAGGTCCATTTACGCATTCGCACCGCTGACACAGGGGATACATGGATAACACCTCCTGCTGGATACGGAAAAGTCATGGTCCTCACAACTTGTAATTAA
- a CDS encoding phage tail protein, whose translation MELTLNIISKYLFLFLLLLFVSVHSSAIAGDATSFDPTSVAVEPKAISGVPIGGVIPWTSGTVPEGFLECNGQSTSGYADLAAIVGSTVPDLRGEFIRGWDHGKGTDSSRSILSSQTDAMKSHTHQTTITVSFNSVGVNIPVLSASTGSKDIGLVHAANAKASGSYKAYLSGSGTGTGTSTTAGSGTESRPRNISMMYIIKAE comes from the coding sequence ATGGAATTAACACTCAATATTATATCTAAATATCTTTTCCTTTTTCTGCTTCTTCTCTTCGTTTCCGTGCATTCCTCCGCAATCGCAGGAGACGCAACAAGCTTTGATCCTACAAGTGTCGCCGTTGAACCGAAAGCAATCAGCGGCGTACCCATTGGCGGCGTTATCCCATGGACATCCGGAACTGTTCCCGAAGGTTTTCTTGAATGCAACGGTCAATCCACCTCCGGCTACGCAGACCTTGCGGCAATAGTCGGCAGTACTGTTCCGGATCTCCGAGGAGAATTTATTAGAGGATGGGATCACGGCAAAGGGACTGATAGTAGTCGAAGTATTTTAAGCAGCCAGACCGATGCGATGAAAAGTCACACGCATCAGACTACAATAACTGTTTCTTTTAACTCTGTCGGAGTAAATATTCCTGTTCTATCAGCTAGTACAGGGTCAAAAGACATTGGTTTAGTTCATGCCGCAAACGCTAAAGCAAGCGGTTCCTATAAAGCCTATCTTTCCGGATCTGGAACAGGAACCGGCACATCCACTACTGCCGGAAGTGGAACAGAAAGCCGCCCTCGCAACATATCCATGATGTATATCATCAAGGCTGAATAG
- a CDS encoding TrbI/VirB10 family protein — MSDSPNSLTRPIKGTKSGNRIVYLGIAVATILVLVFVYSLSQSGKKSDSVETGKAANIDTDLKQPLTAPENLGISTPPQEKEKEPETQPLTEKPLITVIRPAEPSEAAKQRVKELLEVRTFKLERMKAALAAPLKIQTAMPDKNERKVIQTSFDDVRARHPLNAPGVTTGIPVEPNDQQEKEEFLNSRAAKDGSWQLPYERVPGRRFELKTGSVITGIMISGINSDLPGQIIGQVSKNIYDTASGTYMLIPQGSRMIGVYDSRVAVGQSRVLVAWNRIIFPDGSSITLGVMPGTDIGGYAGYSGDVDNHYLKTFGSAAIMSLISGGTAYAMDSFNKSSSSNQTPTLQDELGSAVASQLGQSTLQLLQMNVKLKPAISTEPGKRFNMVVTKDIVFARPYLPYRSQ, encoded by the coding sequence ATGTCAGATTCTCCTAACAGCCTCACCCGCCCGATCAAAGGGACTAAAAGTGGCAACAGAATTGTCTACTTAGGCATTGCCGTTGCTACTATTTTAGTCCTTGTGTTTGTCTATTCACTCTCTCAGTCCGGCAAAAAAAGTGACAGCGTTGAAACTGGAAAAGCGGCTAATATCGACACTGACCTTAAGCAACCATTGACTGCTCCTGAAAACCTCGGGATATCCACACCTCCTCAAGAAAAAGAAAAGGAGCCTGAAACTCAGCCATTAACTGAAAAACCTCTGATAACCGTCATCCGTCCAGCAGAACCTTCAGAAGCTGCGAAACAACGCGTAAAAGAGTTGTTGGAAGTGCGGACATTCAAACTGGAAAGAATGAAAGCCGCTCTTGCCGCTCCGCTCAAAATTCAAACGGCCATGCCGGATAAAAATGAACGGAAAGTCATACAAACATCCTTTGATGATGTTCGCGCAAGGCATCCTCTAAACGCGCCCGGAGTAACAACAGGTATTCCAGTAGAGCCCAATGATCAGCAGGAAAAAGAAGAATTTCTTAATTCCCGCGCCGCCAAGGACGGTTCCTGGCAACTGCCTTACGAGCGTGTTCCAGGCAGGAGATTTGAACTTAAAACAGGCTCCGTCATCACCGGCATAATGATCTCCGGAATTAATTCTGATCTCCCCGGTCAAATAATTGGGCAGGTCAGCAAGAATATTTATGACACTGCAAGTGGAACATACATGCTTATCCCTCAAGGCTCGCGAATGATCGGGGTCTATGATTCACGGGTAGCTGTAGGTCAATCCAGAGTTCTGGTTGCATGGAATCGCATAATCTTTCCTGACGGGTCTTCCATCACTCTCGGGGTTATGCCCGGTACTGATATCGGAGGTTACGCCGGTTATTCAGGAGATGTGGACAACCATTACCTGAAAACATTCGGTTCGGCTGCCATCATGAGTTTGATCAGCGGCGGTACGGCCTATGCCATGGACTCTTTCAACAAGAGTTCTTCTTCAAACCAAACTCCAACTCTACAAGATGAACTCGGATCAGCTGTTGCCAGCCAATTGGGACAATCAACCCTTCAGTTACTCCAAATGAATGTGAAGCTGAAGCCGGCAATATCCACCGAACCGGGCAAGAGATTCAACATGGTTGTCACCAAAGATATTGTTTTTGCACGCCCATACCTCCCGTATAGGAGCCAGTAA
- a CDS encoding type IV secretory system conjugative DNA transfer family protein, whose product MNDQYGLGENLKKSKIWLLYLLFMIAVTLIAMSYATQHTAELYGHHKALGNTVYKQFYWPWMIVIWFQKLSSSKSLNHILAIAQIIFIGPQVVVLGIAQLFTRKPEGISDIHGTAHWASKKEITKAGLLQNTGVYVGGWQNKEVLHYLRHDGPEHIMAFAPTRSGKGVGLVLPTLLSWDESSIILDIKGENYALTSGWRKAQGHKVLKFDPTDATQNSTRYNPLAEIRLDGPHAIPDAQNVANMIVDPDGKGLKDYWNKAAFGFLGGTILHCMILCRINENRHATLNDLSLMLADEDKEMTELFEEMLNTDHVTYLDMLFDTKMDELAVKAVKQFISSAAREMLNKAGAELSGVVSTAVANMALYRDPVVAWATSGCDFRISDLMNFEKPVSLYLVIRPSDIDRLRPLIRLILNIVLRRLTENMEFEDGAAKATYKHRLLLMLDEFPALGRMEIFERALAFMAGYGIKAYIITQDLTQLQSAYGKEESIMSNCHIRIAYAPNKIETAQALSKMTGEATVIQKKTSLSGSRSGHLGRASVSISEVKRSLLTPDECMRLPGAEKENGKIIRPGDMLIFPAGFAPIYGKQILFFLDPEFLKRAKITAPDKSDILAEIVPCKEKPAKADTQAKTEADRKELDDLIEETEVHEEC is encoded by the coding sequence ATGAATGATCAATATGGACTCGGTGAAAACCTAAAGAAAAGTAAAATATGGTTGCTCTACTTACTCTTTATGATCGCAGTTACCCTAATAGCTATGAGCTATGCGACCCAGCATACAGCAGAACTATATGGGCATCATAAAGCTCTGGGAAATACGGTCTATAAACAATTTTACTGGCCGTGGATGATTGTAATCTGGTTTCAAAAACTTTCCTCAAGCAAAAGTTTGAATCACATTCTTGCGATCGCTCAGATTATATTTATCGGGCCGCAAGTTGTTGTACTCGGCATTGCTCAGCTCTTCACGAGAAAACCTGAAGGAATCAGCGATATTCATGGAACGGCTCACTGGGCAAGCAAAAAGGAAATCACCAAAGCAGGATTACTTCAAAACACCGGCGTTTATGTTGGCGGCTGGCAGAACAAGGAGGTTCTTCACTACCTGCGTCACGATGGTCCAGAACATATTATGGCCTTCGCCCCGACTCGGTCAGGTAAGGGTGTTGGTCTTGTTTTGCCAACTCTGCTTTCATGGGATGAGAGTTCCATTATTTTAGACATCAAGGGTGAAAACTATGCGTTAACTTCCGGATGGAGAAAAGCTCAAGGACATAAAGTTCTGAAATTTGATCCAACCGATGCCACCCAAAATTCTACAAGATATAATCCGTTGGCCGAAATAAGACTTGATGGACCTCATGCCATTCCCGATGCCCAGAATGTTGCCAACATGATCGTTGACCCTGACGGTAAAGGACTCAAGGACTATTGGAATAAAGCGGCATTCGGATTTTTAGGCGGAACAATTCTTCATTGCATGATTTTATGCAGGATCAATGAAAATAGGCATGCCACTCTCAACGATCTTTCTTTGATGCTTGCTGATGAAGACAAAGAAATGACTGAACTTTTTGAAGAAATGCTGAATACAGATCATGTCACCTATCTAGACATGCTCTTTGATACTAAAATGGATGAATTAGCGGTCAAGGCTGTGAAGCAATTCATATCCTCTGCTGCCCGCGAAATGCTGAACAAAGCCGGCGCAGAACTTTCAGGGGTTGTTTCCACTGCTGTGGCCAACATGGCTCTTTACCGTGATCCCGTTGTTGCATGGGCCACTTCCGGTTGTGATTTCCGCATTTCCGATCTCATGAATTTTGAAAAACCTGTTTCACTTTATCTTGTGATCAGACCTTCAGACATCGACCGCCTTCGCCCTCTTATCCGACTTATTCTGAACATTGTCCTGCGCCGCCTCACAGAAAACATGGAATTTGAAGACGGAGCAGCAAAGGCAACATATAAGCACCGACTGTTGCTTATGCTTGATGAATTTCCCGCTCTGGGACGCATGGAAATTTTTGAACGCGCTCTGGCCTTCATGGCAGGCTACGGAATCAAGGCCTACATCATTACGCAGGATCTCACCCAGCTTCAATCTGCATATGGCAAAGAAGAATCCATAATGAGTAACTGCCATATCAGAATTGCATATGCTCCAAACAAGATTGAAACAGCGCAGGCTCTATCAAAAATGACAGGGGAAGCGACGGTCATCCAGAAAAAGACCTCACTTTCGGGAAGTAGATCAGGGCATCTTGGCAGAGCCAGTGTAAGCATTTCAGAAGTTAAACGCAGTTTGCTCACACCGGATGAATGTATGCGCCTCCCCGGTGCAGAAAAAGAAAACGGAAAAATCATTCGTCCCGGTGACATGCTCATCTTTCCAGCCGGATTTGCGCCAATCTACGGCAAGCAAATTCTTTTCTTTCTTGATCCTGAATTTCTGAAAAGGGCCAAGATTACAGCCCCTGACAAGTCAGACATTCTCGCTGAAATTGTTCCCTGCAAAGAAAAGCCTGCAAAGGCAGATACTCAAGCTAAAACCGAAGCCGACCGCAAAGAACTCGACGACCTCATTGAAGAGACAGAAGTCCATGAAGAATGCTGA
- a CDS encoding DUF1937 family protein: MNFIPSKPLSDLAKTPLKIYLACPYTHPDPEVRTSRYEAVNIAAAKIIVAGHIVYSPISHSHGITNTGLPMDWTFWKRIDQEFIRWADQVWVLKLEGWEQSHGIGAELELAANEFKVVRFVSPEHCNVSSF, encoded by the coding sequence ATGAATTTTATCCCCTCAAAGCCGCTCTCTGATCTGGCAAAAACACCTCTGAAAATTTATCTGGCATGCCCGTACACACATCCTGATCCGGAAGTACGAACGAGCCGCTATGAAGCTGTAAATATTGCCGCTGCAAAAATCATTGTCGCTGGTCATATCGTTTATTCCCCTATCTCACATTCACACGGAATCACGAATACAGGATTGCCCATGGACTGGACTTTCTGGAAACGCATTGATCAGGAATTTATACGCTGGGCAGATCAGGTGTGGGTTCTTAAACTCGAAGGTTGGGAACAATCGCACGGGATTGGGGCTGAACTTGAATTAGCCGCAAATGAATTCAAGGTAGTCAGATTTGTTTCTCCAGAACATTGCAACGTATCCTCTTTCTAA
- the traF gene encoding conjugative transfer signal peptidase TraF, whose product MKNLVLTLFFCHSVAIIFLIHEVGYRVNFTESMPCGIYQIVPGKPAKGNLVTFSLSEDNPYFQISLDRKYLGLNTNSPLLKILTGTTGDNIKISSTGVSVNDMLLPRSRQKRSDNYGRQLPALLHSTIIPTAKGLVMSTHNENSFDGRYFGLVDVNQMQRVIPVLTLKEGKSHD is encoded by the coding sequence GTGAAAAATCTCGTCCTGACTCTTTTCTTCTGCCATAGCGTGGCAATCATTTTTCTCATTCACGAGGTTGGCTACCGCGTCAATTTCACTGAATCCATGCCCTGTGGTATTTATCAAATTGTTCCTGGCAAGCCTGCAAAAGGTAATCTGGTTACTTTCAGCCTCAGTGAAGACAATCCATATTTTCAAATTTCGCTTGATCGTAAATATTTAGGGCTAAACACAAACAGTCCTCTCCTAAAAATCCTGACTGGAACCACAGGCGACAATATAAAAATTTCAAGCACAGGCGTGTCTGTGAATGACATGTTGCTCCCACGCAGCAGACAGAAACGATCTGACAACTACGGAAGACAACTTCCAGCCCTACTTCATTCGACAATTATCCCCACTGCAAAAGGTCTAGTCATGTCCACTCATAACGAAAACAGCTTCGACGGCCGTTACTTCGGACTGGTGGACGTGAACCAAATGCAGAGGGTCATTCCCGTTTTAACCCTTAAAGAAGGAAAGTCTCATGACTAG
- a CDS encoding S26 family signal peptidase yields the protein MTRSPSFIEKLKAHFADFNENRKFMKEFRKENRKKRWKENPIDFLQDYLFIAFCLGALLTILFIACGFRLSLYDSIPRGIYKISSETPKKGDAVLVSLCRCNDYYPLHDRAYTQGNFVRYFAAHAGDNISISNEGISINSKLWANSKINKKDSHNREMFSLLHSGTIPKGKALLLAKDYESSFDSRFFGLVPIHILQKFIPIFTF from the coding sequence ATGACTAGATCACCCAGCTTTATCGAAAAACTTAAAGCACACTTTGCTGATTTTAATGAAAACAGAAAATTTATGAAAGAATTCAGAAAAGAAAACAGAAAAAAAAGATGGAAAGAAAATCCCATCGATTTTTTGCAAGACTACTTATTCATTGCTTTTTGCCTTGGAGCCCTTCTCACCATACTTTTTATAGCATGCGGCTTCAGGTTATCCCTCTATGATTCTATACCGAGAGGAATATATAAAATTTCCTCCGAAACACCCAAAAAAGGCGATGCTGTTTTAGTCTCATTATGCCGATGTAATGACTATTACCCTTTACATGACAGAGCCTATACACAAGGAAATTTCGTTCGATATTTTGCAGCTCATGCTGGTGATAATATTAGCATTTCAAACGAAGGAATTAGTATAAATTCAAAATTATGGGCGAACTCAAAAATCAATAAAAAAGATTCTCACAATCGCGAGATGTTTTCTCTCTTACATTCTGGAACAATTCCCAAAGGTAAAGCTCTTCTCCTTGCCAAAGACTATGAGAGTTCATTTGATTCTAGATTTTTTGGCTTAGTTCCTATTCATATTCTTCAAAAATTCATTCCTATTTTCACCTTTTAA